A part of Verrucomicrobiia bacterium genomic DNA contains:
- the galA gene encoding beta-galactosidase GalA: MIFLNWDSRSAVRAGWPRRFLLKPALRCACAALLLSRFAAAAMPREHLSLDAGWKFHLGDDWPDALHLENSGTGSGPASEKFADTFWRPVNVPHDWAVELPFDWAADGSHGFHTLGVKYPTNSVAWYRRTFELAKEDEGKRIWLTFDGVFRDATVWVNGWCVRHHEGGYYPFREDITDVVHYGGKNTVAVRVDATKTEGWFYEGAGIYRHVWLDKTAPVAIAPEGIFVSPRFENNTPQGSPQIKVEVNLLNALTNAANATVTCEIISPEGKSLKTFSAPGEVDRKSRGLVKLESALSSPVLWSPEDPKLYKLITTVSVAGQVVDRKETTFGVRTVGFDPNLGFLLNGKPYRIQGTCNHQDHAGVGAAIPDALQEFRVKKLKEFGCNAIRTSHNPPTPELLDVCDRLGMLIMDESRLMGSDSLNMKKWDDQIRRDRNHPSVAIWCIANEQFMVQDTPQAGAVARTMQDYVKQLDPTRPVTYASPEDDVFRGINSVIEVRGWNYHVSPKMDRYHADHPDQPNVGTEQGSVVSTRGIYENDTKRGYVQAYDIRRQGWSDTAESWWTYFAERPWLSGAFVWTGFDYRGEPTPYWWPCINSHFGILDTCGFPKDVFWYYQSWWTTNPVLHLLPHWNWPGKEGQEIRVDAYSNCKQVELFLNGASLGRQTMKPNSKLTWQVKYAPGTLSAKGYDSVGKLIAETKVETTGEATQIQLTPDRKTIKADGEDVSVFTVSAVDAQGRTVPLAQNKVHFAIEGDGRILGVGNGDPSCHEPDVYVPSAPSRNVSVKNWRWEIAKILRNKSAAPEFASDFDDSAWKPVSGGGPTIETTDTSAIYRAHVTVTEDDLNGAGVFLCFSGCDDDGWYFVNGQFVGESHDWQAQPAFDVKKFLHPGDNVIAVGVFNGFAQGGLNPNVNVQIVGQTEMPPWSRSLFNGLAQVIVQSTREAGEIKLTAIADGLKSAIFTMKTQPCAGRPSVP, from the coding sequence ATGATTTTCCTGAACTGGGACAGCCGGTCGGCCGTTCGCGCCGGGTGGCCGCGACGATTTCTGCTCAAACCGGCACTGCGCTGCGCCTGCGCCGCCCTCCTGTTGTCCCGGTTCGCCGCGGCTGCCATGCCGCGCGAACATCTCTCCCTCGACGCGGGCTGGAAATTTCATCTCGGCGACGACTGGCCGGATGCGCTTCATCTGGAGAATTCCGGCACGGGCAGCGGGCCGGCTTCGGAAAAGTTCGCCGATACATTCTGGCGCCCGGTCAACGTGCCGCACGATTGGGCGGTGGAACTGCCGTTCGATTGGGCCGCCGATGGCAGTCACGGTTTTCACACGCTCGGCGTGAAGTATCCGACAAACAGTGTCGCCTGGTATCGGCGCACGTTTGAACTGGCGAAGGAGGACGAAGGCAAACGCATCTGGTTGACCTTCGATGGCGTGTTCCGCGACGCGACCGTCTGGGTCAACGGCTGGTGCGTGCGGCATCACGAAGGCGGCTACTATCCATTCCGCGAAGACATCACGGACGTGGTGCATTACGGCGGAAAGAACACGGTCGCCGTGCGTGTGGACGCGACGAAGACCGAAGGCTGGTTTTACGAAGGCGCGGGCATTTACCGGCACGTCTGGCTGGACAAAACCGCGCCGGTGGCGATCGCACCGGAGGGAATTTTCGTGTCGCCGCGATTTGAAAACAACACGCCTCAGGGCAGTCCTCAAATCAAGGTTGAAGTCAATCTGCTGAACGCGCTCACGAATGCGGCGAACGCGACCGTGACCTGCGAAATCATTTCGCCGGAAGGCAAATCGCTGAAGACGTTTTCCGCTCCCGGCGAAGTGGACCGGAAATCTCGCGGCCTCGTGAAGTTGGAATCAGCGCTCTCCTCGCCGGTTCTTTGGTCGCCGGAAGATCCGAAGCTCTACAAACTGATCACGACGGTCTCGGTCGCGGGCCAAGTCGTTGACCGGAAGGAAACCACCTTCGGCGTTCGCACGGTTGGCTTCGATCCGAACCTCGGCTTTTTGCTGAATGGCAAACCCTACCGGATTCAAGGCACGTGCAATCATCAGGATCACGCCGGCGTCGGCGCGGCGATTCCGGACGCGTTGCAGGAATTCCGCGTGAAGAAATTGAAGGAGTTCGGCTGCAACGCCATTCGCACCTCGCACAATCCGCCCACGCCGGAGTTGCTCGATGTGTGCGACCGGCTTGGCATGTTGATCATGGACGAGAGCCGGCTAATGGGCAGCGATTCGCTGAACATGAAAAAGTGGGACGACCAAATCCGCCGCGACCGCAATCATCCGAGCGTCGCCATCTGGTGCATCGCCAATGAGCAGTTCATGGTGCAGGACACGCCGCAGGCCGGAGCTGTCGCGCGCACGATGCAGGATTACGTGAAGCAACTCGATCCGACGCGGCCCGTCACTTATGCGTCGCCCGAAGACGACGTATTTCGCGGCATCAATTCCGTCATCGAAGTGCGCGGCTGGAATTACCACGTCAGCCCGAAAATGGACCGTTATCACGCCGATCATCCGGATCAGCCGAACGTAGGCACAGAGCAGGGGAGCGTCGTCAGCACGCGCGGCATTTACGAGAACGACACCAAACGCGGCTACGTCCAGGCCTATGACATCCGCCGGCAGGGCTGGAGCGATACGGCGGAAAGTTGGTGGACTTATTTCGCCGAGCGTCCGTGGCTTTCCGGCGCCTTCGTCTGGACGGGCTTTGATTATCGCGGCGAGCCGACGCCGTATTGGTGGCCGTGCATCAACTCTCACTTTGGCATTCTCGACACCTGCGGTTTTCCGAAGGACGTCTTCTGGTATTACCAATCGTGGTGGACGACGAATCCCGTGCTGCACCTGCTGCCGCACTGGAACTGGCCGGGCAAGGAGGGCCAGGAAATCCGCGTGGACGCTTACAGCAATTGCAAGCAGGTCGAACTCTTTCTGAACGGCGCGTCGCTCGGCAGGCAGACGATGAAGCCAAACTCGAAGTTGACCTGGCAGGTAAAATACGCGCCGGGAACATTGAGCGCGAAGGGCTATGACTCCGTTGGTAAACTGATCGCTGAAACGAAAGTCGAAACCACCGGCGAGGCGACGCAAATTCAACTCACGCCCGATCGCAAAACCATCAAAGCCGACGGCGAAGACGTGAGCGTGTTCACCGTATCTGCCGTGGACGCGCAGGGCCGAACTGTTCCGCTCGCGCAGAACAAGGTTCATTTCGCCATCGAAGGCGACGGCAGAATCCTCGGGGTCGGCAATGGTGATCCGAGTTGCCACGAGCCGGATGTGTATGTGCCATCTGCGCCGTCGCGGAACGTTTCCGTGAAGAACTGGCGTTGGGAGATTGCCAAAATTCTCCGGAACAAAAGCGCCGCGCCGGAGTTTGCGAGCGACTTCGACGATTCCGCCTGGAAACCCGTCAGCGGCGGCGGGCCGACCATTGAAACGACGGACACGTCGGCGATCTATCGCGCGCACGTCACCGTGACGGAAGACGATCTGAACGGCGCCGGTGTGTTTCTTTGCTTCAGCGGCTGCGATGACGACGGCTGGTATTTCGTGAACGGCCAGTTCGTCGGCGAGTCGCACGACTGGCAGGCGCAGCCGGCGTTCGACGTGAAGAAATTCCTCCACCCCGGCGACAATGTCATTGCCGTGGGCGTGTTCAACGGCTTTGCCCAGGGTGGATTGAATCCCAACGTCAACGTGCAGATTGTCGGCCAAACTGAAATGCCGCCATGGTCGCGCAGCCTGTTCAACGGCCTCGCGCAGGTCATCGTGCAATCCACGCGCGAGGCCGGCGAAATCAAACTGACCGCGATAGCCGATGGATTGAAGTCGGCGATTTTCACCATGAAAACCCAACCCTGCGCCGGGCGGCCATCAGTGCCGTGA
- a CDS encoding alpha-L-fucosidase has translation MNKSRLLSLSIVLVCGLPLFAYTLPDLPPMPLVTPAPANSMPMGDPANFPEVKMDFPIETNGPFQPTWTSISANVPGNGTPAWLRQAKFGIWFHYGPQANLQSGDWTAQHMYQQGSDAYNFHLNDFGHPTTNGYKDVIKAWSPTNYSPASLAQLFYNAGARFVLVQGVHHDNFDTWNSRYNPWNMVNFGARRDTMAEWTNALRSLGMHFGVAFHHEYSWWFTQPDFLSDSSGPFAGVPYDAVTATNSAGTWWQNYDVRRLYNQDLHKYQGISTPNQYYWNPSQGIFTNDLDYCHWYATQWALRILDVVENYDPDFIYTDGNSTQPFSGYMTGTGYKCDAMQRVIAHYFNRTLERHGKLDTTAFVKFHNGDHIGTTFEGGYSSTIKDDQPWLAEHGLGNWFWSPGIWYDNGGSIVYRLLEAVSRDGAMAVNIPPRPDGSLDSGASNMLANVGQWMAVHGEGIYGSRAWVKPADGSFRFTVGTNGLLYAYYFGTPAAGTKLTIPSLASTSNLLVAPVTSVSLLGSPASVTWSQTSTGLELTCPSPMPSVPSGTAIGFKIGPVTAVGSAVPASLQALPETNQIQLAWYCPSASATFNVKRSQTQGGGYTTIASNLTAMTFGDTNVSPDTLYFYVVTANDAAGESANSDETSAALAGAPSAAWLTRDIGAVGATGAFSENNGVITIQGSGADIWYDADAFRYVFQAVAGNFMLTARVTSLQNTAPWAKAGVMMRESLDANSKYVINFLSPANGVALQQRASTAGSASGVANVTGLNAPCWVRLVRAGDNFAACQSADGTNWTSIGSTIVSMNASYYVGLAVCSVNDGTLNQAVFDNVSIAEPQLPGGVSELKAAAGSGLVGLSWTAAANATEYAVRRATNSGGPYVTIASGVTGVTYLDTGVTDGTTYYYVVAAVNALAEGAGSPEANVTPGTLTLPGPWRQADVGAVGALGNGGGNEGSFFIQGSGADVWYAADEFHFVYLSLTNDCSITARVPYVQNIQNTSKAGVMIRETLATDSKHALVDVTPTTTYGVEFIRRTSTGGATSADGSPGVTAPHWVRLTRTGNSFAAFRSPDGVAWTAVGAPVNINMTSNVLAGLVVNSHLDGTLCQAWFDNVAWTPALVSTTPVAFGCELEGNQFRLTWPADHTGWRLQTQTNSLLAGLGANWMTITDSILTNQMSFPLATFAGAVFFRLASP, from the coding sequence ATGAATAAATCCCGCCTCCTGTCGCTCTCAATCGTGCTGGTCTGCGGCCTGCCGCTGTTCGCCTACACGCTGCCGGACTTGCCGCCCATGCCGCTGGTTACGCCCGCACCGGCCAACTCCATGCCGATGGGTGATCCGGCAAATTTTCCCGAGGTCAAAATGGATTTCCCCATCGAGACCAACGGGCCGTTTCAGCCGACGTGGACGTCCATTTCGGCGAATGTTCCCGGCAATGGCACGCCCGCGTGGCTGCGGCAGGCGAAGTTCGGCATCTGGTTTCACTACGGACCGCAGGCGAATCTCCAGAGCGGCGACTGGACGGCGCAGCACATGTATCAGCAGGGGTCGGATGCCTACAATTTTCACCTGAACGATTTCGGGCACCCGACGACCAACGGTTACAAGGACGTGATCAAGGCGTGGAGCCCCACGAATTACAGTCCCGCCAGTTTGGCGCAGCTTTTTTACAACGCCGGCGCACGCTTCGTGCTCGTGCAGGGCGTGCATCACGACAATTTCGACACCTGGAACTCGCGTTACAACCCGTGGAACATGGTAAATTTTGGTGCCCGACGCGACACGATGGCGGAGTGGACGAACGCGCTACGCAGCCTGGGCATGCACTTTGGCGTGGCGTTCCACCATGAATACAGTTGGTGGTTCACGCAGCCGGATTTTTTGAGCGACAGTTCGGGCCCTTTTGCCGGCGTGCCTTACGACGCCGTAACCGCGACGAACAGCGCCGGCACGTGGTGGCAGAATTACGATGTTCGCCGGCTTTACAACCAGGATCTGCACAAGTATCAGGGCATCTCCACCCCCAACCAGTATTACTGGAACCCATCGCAGGGGATTTTCACGAATGATCTGGATTATTGCCACTGGTATGCCACGCAATGGGCATTGCGCATTCTCGACGTGGTGGAAAATTACGATCCGGACTTCATCTACACTGACGGCAATTCCACCCAGCCGTTCAGCGGTTACATGACGGGCACCGGTTACAAATGCGACGCGATGCAGCGCGTGATTGCGCATTATTTTAATCGCACGTTGGAACGTCACGGAAAACTGGACACGACGGCGTTTGTGAAATTTCACAACGGCGACCACATTGGCACCACGTTTGAAGGCGGCTATTCTTCCACCATCAAGGATGACCAGCCGTGGCTTGCCGAGCATGGCCTCGGTAACTGGTTTTGGAGTCCGGGCATTTGGTATGACAATGGCGGCTCCATCGTTTACCGCCTGTTGGAGGCAGTTTCCCGCGATGGCGCAATGGCGGTGAATATTCCGCCCCGTCCCGACGGCTCGCTCGACAGCGGCGCATCGAACATGCTCGCGAATGTTGGCCAATGGATGGCGGTGCATGGTGAGGGCATTTATGGCAGCCGTGCGTGGGTGAAGCCCGCCGATGGATCCTTCCGGTTCACCGTTGGCACGAATGGCTTGCTCTACGCCTATTATTTCGGGACGCCCGCCGCCGGGACGAAGCTCACGATTCCCTCGCTCGCCAGCACGTCCAATCTGCTCGTCGCGCCAGTCACCTCGGTGTCGTTGCTCGGCAGCCCGGCATCCGTAACGTGGTCGCAGACCTCGACGGGACTCGAACTGACCTGTCCGTCGCCGATGCCCAGTGTTCCCTCGGGAACCGCCATCGGCTTCAAAATCGGTCCCGTCACCGCCGTCGGCAGCGCGGTGCCAGCCAGCCTGCAAGCGTTGCCGGAGACGAACCAGATTCAACTTGCCTGGTATTGTCCGTCCGCGTCGGCCACGTTCAACGTCAAGCGCTCGCAAACTCAAGGTGGCGGCTACACGACGATCGCCTCGAACCTGACGGCCATGACCTTTGGCGACACCAACGTTTCACCGGACACGCTCTATTTCTACGTGGTCACGGCCAATGATGCGGCGGGTGAATCGGCGAACTCGGACGAGACGTCCGCCGCGCTGGCGGGCGCGCCGTCCGCCGCCTGGTTGACCCGGGACATTGGAGCGGTCGGTGCAACGGGGGCGTTCAGCGAGAACAACGGCGTAATCACCATCCAGGGCTCCGGCGCCGACATCTGGTATGATGCCGACGCGTTTCGCTATGTGTTTCAGGCGGTCGCCGGCAATTTCATGCTGACGGCGCGGGTAACGAGCCTGCAGAACACCGCGCCTTGGGCGAAGGCCGGCGTGATGATGCGTGAGTCGCTCGACGCGAATTCCAAATACGTCATCAACTTCCTCTCGCCCGCAAACGGCGTGGCACTGCAACAGCGTGCGAGCACCGCTGGTTCAGCCTCGGGCGTCGCCAACGTCACCGGCTTGAACGCGCCGTGTTGGGTTCGGTTGGTTCGTGCGGGTGACAACTTCGCTGCTTGCCAGTCGGCGGACGGCACGAACTGGACGTCGATCGGCTCGACCATCGTCAGCATGAACGCGAGTTACTACGTCGGCCTCGCCGTGTGCAGCGTCAATGACGGCACGCTGAACCAGGCCGTTTTTGACAATGTGAGCATTGCGGAGCCGCAGTTGCCCGGAGGGGTTTCGGAATTGAAAGCCGCCGCCGGCAGCGGGCTGGTCGGCCTGTCCTGGACGGCGGCTGCCAATGCCACGGAATATGCGGTGAGGCGCGCCACGAACAGTGGCGGCCCATACGTGACGATTGCGTCCGGTGTCACGGGAGTCACCTATCTCGACACGGGCGTGACCGACGGCACGACCTATTACTACGTGGTGGCGGCGGTGAATGCTCTGGCCGAAGGCGCCGGTTCGCCGGAGGCAAACGTGACGCCGGGCACGTTGACTTTGCCCGGCCCGTGGCGGCAGGCCGACGTTGGTGCCGTGGGGGCTCTGGGCAATGGCGGTGGGAACGAGGGTTCCTTCTTCATTCAAGGTTCTGGCGCGGATGTCTGGTATGCGGCGGACGAGTTTCATTTTGTTTACCTCAGCCTCACCAATGATTGTTCCATCACCGCGCGCGTGCCTTACGTGCAGAACATCCAGAACACCTCGAAGGCCGGGGTAATGATCCGTGAGACGCTGGCAACGGATTCCAAACACGCCCTGGTGGACGTGACGCCGACCACCACTTATGGCGTGGAATTCATCCGCCGCACCAGCACCGGTGGTGCCACGAGCGCAGACGGAAGTCCCGGCGTGACGGCACCGCACTGGGTGCGACTCACGCGCACCGGCAATTCGTTCGCCGCATTTCGCTCGCCAGATGGCGTGGCCTGGACTGCGGTGGGCGCGCCCGTCAACATCAACATGACTTCCAACGTTCTCGCCGGTCTGGTGGTGAACAGCCATCTGGACGGCACGCTCTGCCAGGCGTGGTTTGACAACGTCGCTTGGACGCCTGCCCTGGTTTCTACGACGCCGGTCGCGTTCGGTTGTGAACTGGAGGGAAACCAGTTCCGTCTTACCTGGCCCGCTGATCACACCGGCTGGCGTCTGCAAACGCAGACCAATTCGTTGCTTGCCGGTCTCGGGGCGAATTGGATGACCATTACGGATTCGATCCTGACCAATCAAATGTCATTCCCGCTGGCGACGTTCGCCGGCGCGGTGTTCTTCCGCCTGGCGAGTCCGTGA
- a CDS encoding cellulase family glycosylhydrolase: MSLCRSIFFGFLLAVLTDDGLCAQTLTNLGSAAPTLGMNDIYQISTQGNTTWPDTINYFTDNNPPVGQTFTTGTNAMRLTSVAIKTAGLDSGGNYGTPANTPNYYLRIYSISGNTATFLIEFKTANPGFTDGAWLKWSGLNVPLPANRTYAFTFGIKPDSGGYAALAVATNAYAGGEIVTIPINGGAVSKGSSHTFDAVFDLGLQPAPISIPASMPWPMPTYGWNLGNTLEATWGVPNRSAAVFYTAANAGFNAVRIPCAWDFNSTTNVSGGVTNYPINPAFMAQVKQAVDWALDAGMYVVINDHWDDGWLENNLGPTVDPTINAKMKSYWTQIATAFAGYDNHLLFAGANEPNVHNTDEMKTLMFYYQTFVNAVRGVGGNNTNRWLVMQSVSDPTWMNALPSDTVTNRLMVEYHNYTPSLFTIIHTDQSWGNAIYFWGPAYHYAGDPGRNATWGEEGDIDAFHQQLADLYVSKGIPVMIGEFGAYSSSLTGTEADYNNASTLYWNKYVAESARVHGLSPFYWSTPGNPFDWTTGAVNDQARVAALTGGAAPPPPNGAPYAASDLTATGGVGQVILSWTAGSGATSYNLYRAGQSGGESKTAPIITGITGTSCTNTSLNSGTTYYYQVVAVNGSGSSGFSPEAHAPTAGVNDVAQFNFETSSQGWTGGVGMVSDIAASAAQHFAGNQSLAVNMNASSSDVGTPSVGNVAIAAGATITFHVWIPGGAKIGAVQPFVQDRNWNWIGNYIGSGNLTFGEWNTITVTVPANAPTPMQKLGVQFFTSAAWTGTCYIDSISYEASAPDFALTANPTSLTVDGGTNGTSSITVTPNDGLNACYTLSVSDLPSGVSATFTNNPNIGGTSLLTLTASNSAVSATTNVMVVATAGLISHTQTIAFTVNAVAPVNTAPTLAPIADQTVNVGQTVAFTASATDTDSPSQTLTFALLAGVTNATLNANSGAFTFRPLVTQADATSHFMLQVSDNGSPSLSATQIFAVVVNPLSAPTVSNVFVAGGRFSLSVSGQSGPDYAVETSTNLTQWSTALVTNSPVLPFIWTDMNSTAPQRFYRVKLGPPLP; this comes from the coding sequence ATGAGCCTCTGTCGCAGTATTTTCTTTGGCTTCCTTCTCGCCGTATTGACCGATGATGGTTTGTGCGCGCAAACGCTTACGAATCTCGGCTCGGCTGCGCCCACCCTCGGGATGAACGACATTTACCAGATCTCGACTCAAGGCAACACGACCTGGCCGGACACCATCAATTATTTCACGGACAACAACCCGCCGGTTGGCCAGACGTTCACCACGGGAACGAATGCCATGCGACTGACGTCGGTCGCCATCAAGACGGCGGGGCTTGATTCCGGCGGGAACTACGGCACGCCGGCAAACACGCCGAACTATTACCTGCGCATCTATTCGATCAGCGGCAATACGGCGACCTTTCTGATTGAGTTCAAGACTGCCAACCCCGGTTTCACCGACGGCGCCTGGCTGAAGTGGAGCGGGCTGAACGTGCCGCTGCCGGCGAACAGAACTTATGCGTTTACATTCGGCATCAAGCCGGACAGCGGCGGCTATGCGGCGCTGGCCGTGGCGACAAACGCTTACGCCGGCGGCGAAATCGTCACCATTCCGATCAATGGTGGCGCGGTGTCCAAAGGCAGCAGTCACACGTTCGACGCGGTGTTCGATCTTGGTCTGCAACCCGCGCCGATTAGCATTCCCGCCTCGATGCCCTGGCCGATGCCGACCTACGGATGGAATCTCGGCAACACACTGGAGGCCACGTGGGGTGTGCCGAATCGGAGCGCGGCGGTGTTTTACACGGCCGCCAACGCCGGGTTCAATGCCGTTCGCATTCCGTGTGCGTGGGATTTCAATTCCACCACCAACGTCAGCGGCGGTGTTACCAATTACCCGATCAATCCCGCCTTCATGGCGCAGGTCAAACAGGCCGTTGATTGGGCGCTCGACGCGGGCATGTATGTCGTCATCAATGATCATTGGGACGATGGCTGGCTGGAAAACAACCTCGGCCCGACGGTGGATCCGACGATCAACGCCAAAATGAAATCCTATTGGACGCAGATCGCCACGGCCTTTGCCGGTTACGACAATCATCTGCTCTTTGCCGGGGCGAACGAACCAAACGTCCACAACACGGACGAGATGAAGACCTTGATGTTTTATTACCAAACGTTCGTGAACGCGGTGCGTGGCGTCGGCGGCAACAACACGAATCGCTGGCTGGTGATGCAAAGCGTTTCGGACCCGACGTGGATGAATGCCTTGCCCTCGGACACAGTCACCAACCGCTTGATGGTTGAATATCATAACTACACGCCTTCGCTGTTCACGATCATTCACACCGATCAATCGTGGGGCAACGCGATCTACTTCTGGGGGCCGGCTTACCATTACGCGGGCGACCCTGGCCGCAATGCCACCTGGGGTGAAGAAGGCGATATTGACGCGTTCCATCAGCAGTTGGCTGACTTGTATGTCAGCAAGGGCATTCCGGTCATGATCGGCGAATTCGGAGCGTATTCGTCGTCTCTGACCGGAACGGAAGCGGACTATAACAATGCTTCCACACTCTACTGGAACAAGTATGTCGCGGAATCCGCCCGCGTCCACGGACTGAGTCCGTTTTATTGGAGCACTCCCGGCAACCCGTTCGATTGGACTACGGGGGCGGTCAACGATCAGGCCAGGGTTGCTGCGTTGACTGGCGGAGCCGCGCCGCCGCCTCCCAATGGTGCCCCCTACGCCGCGTCCGATCTCACTGCAACAGGAGGCGTGGGCCAGGTGATTTTGTCCTGGACGGCTGGCAGCGGCGCGACGAGTTACAATCTTTACCGGGCGGGCCAGAGCGGCGGCGAAAGCAAGACCGCGCCGATCATCACTGGCATCACCGGCACGTCCTGCACCAATACGAGCCTCAACAGCGGCACAACCTATTACTATCAAGTCGTCGCGGTCAATGGTTCGGGTTCATCAGGTTTTTCGCCCGAAGCCCACGCGCCGACTGCCGGCGTCAACGACGTGGCGCAATTCAACTTTGAAACCAGTTCACAAGGCTGGACCGGAGGCGTTGGCATGGTTTCAGACATTGCGGCTTCCGCCGCGCAGCACTTTGCGGGCAATCAGTCGCTCGCCGTGAACATGAATGCCTCATCATCCGATGTTGGAACTCCGTCTGTCGGCAATGTGGCGATAGCCGCTGGCGCAACAATTACCTTCCATGTTTGGATTCCGGGCGGCGCCAAGATCGGTGCCGTTCAGCCTTTCGTGCAAGACCGCAACTGGAATTGGATCGGCAACTATATTGGATCTGGAAATCTCACGTTCGGCGAATGGAACACCATTACCGTGACGGTGCCGGCAAACGCACCCACTCCCATGCAGAAGCTGGGTGTTCAATTTTTCACCAGCGCCGCGTGGACGGGCACCTGCTACATTGACTCCATTTCGTATGAGGCTTCCGCGCCCGATTTCGCCCTGACCGCGAATCCCACCAGCCTGACTGTGGATGGCGGAACGAATGGCACGAGCTCCATCACGGTGACTCCCAACGATGGCTTGAACGCCTGCTACACCTTGAGCGTGAGCGATCTTCCCAGCGGTGTGTCCGCCACGTTTACGAACAATCCCAACATCGGTGGCACGAGCCTGCTGACGCTCACGGCTTCGAACAGTGCGGTCTCCGCCACAACAAACGTGATGGTTGTCGCCACCGCCGGATTGATCAGCCACACGCAAACCATCGCTTTCACGGTGAACGCTGTCGCGCCGGTGAACACCGCGCCGACACTGGCTCCGATTGCAGACCAAACGGTGAACGTCGGCCAGACCGTCGCGTTCACCGCCAGCGCAACCGACACTGACTCACCGTCGCAAACGCTGACCTTCGCCCTGCTCGCTGGCGTGACGAATGCAACACTCAATGCCAACAGCGGCGCGTTCACATTCCGTCCGCTCGTCACGCAGGCCGATGCGACCAGCCACTTCATGCTGCAAGTATCCGACAACGGGTCGCCCAGTCTGAGCGCCACGCAAATTTTCGCCGTCGTGGTGAATCCGCTTTCCGCTCCGACCGTCAGCAATGTTTTCGTCGCTGGCGGCCGGTTCAGTCTCAGCGTCAGCGGCCAGAGCGGACCGGATTACGCAGTGGAAACTTCGACCAACCTCACGCAATGGAGCACGGCGCTCGTCACCAACTCGCCTGTGCTGCCGTTTATCTGGACGGACATGAATTCGACCGCGCCACAACGATTCTACCGCGTTAAACTCGGTCCGCCTCTGCCCTGA
- a CDS encoding PEP-CTERM sorting domain-containing protein (PEP-CTERM proteins occur, often in large numbers, in the proteomes of bacteria that also encode an exosortase, a predicted intramembrane cysteine proteinase. The presence of a PEP-CTERM domain at a protein's C-terminus predicts cleavage within the sorting domain, followed by covalent anchoring to some some component of the (usually Gram-negative) cell surface. Many PEP-CTERM proteins exhibit an unusual sequence composition that includes large numbers of potential glycosylation sites. Expression of one such protein has been shown restore the ability of a bacterium to form floc, a type of biofilm.) — MAPVAATNTSVLDIPWLAGGTFVEGVTYGSGPKSFTTAGGQSISLAGDSGTSLGNAAMPATTPSPTSGYYNAGTQWGNSMLAADTDVLEWTDSLKGNLWHNNASDATQPLTLHLAGLTIGQEYWVSLFSTDARFTDRDQAYWSSFSGGVFSGGTSGSFSQNSAYMVFGTFTADAAYQDIFIQASDSVGNADTTLAAYTLYAAPVPEPSAAALLLGGAGVLLGCNLRRRV, encoded by the coding sequence GTGGCACCGGTGGCCGCCACCAACACCTCGGTGCTGGACATACCGTGGCTGGCGGGGGGCACCTTCGTGGAGGGTGTCACTTACGGCAGCGGGCCCAAGTCATTCACCACGGCCGGCGGACAAAGCATCAGCCTCGCGGGTGACAGCGGGACCAGCCTGGGCAACGCGGCCATGCCGGCGACGACTCCGAGTCCGACGAGCGGCTATTACAACGCCGGCACGCAGTGGGGTAACAGCATGCTGGCGGCGGATACGGATGTTCTCGAATGGACCGACTCGCTCAAGGGAAACTTGTGGCATAACAATGCGAGCGATGCGACCCAGCCGTTGACGCTGCATCTGGCCGGGCTGACAATCGGACAAGAATACTGGGTCTCGCTGTTTTCGACGGACGCCCGCTTTACCGACCGCGATCAGGCCTATTGGAGCAGCTTCTCGGGCGGCGTCTTCAGTGGTGGAACGTCGGGCTCCTTTTCCCAAAATTCGGCCTACATGGTGTTCGGAACCTTCACCGCCGATGCGGCTTATCAGGACATCTTCATCCAGGCGTCCGATTCGGTCGGCAACGCCGACACCACGCTGGCGGCCTACACGCTTTATGCGGCCCCGGTTCCGGAGCCCAGCGCGGCTGCACTGCTGCTCGGCGGTGCCGGTGTGTTGTTGGGCTGCAATCTCCGTCGCCGCGTTTGA